Proteins encoded in a region of the Orcinus orca chromosome 8, mOrcOrc1.1, whole genome shotgun sequence genome:
- the RAB3IL1 gene encoding guanine nucleotide exchange factor for Rab-3A isoform X4 has protein sequence MWSGQPHPDEGHPPSPEAVPVPWKSVGPCKSHRDSGLVETPAGKEAQGEEDPAATRLDVLRLRSSSMEIREKGSEFLKEELHKAQKELKLKDAECERLCRVRGQLERELEELTASLFEEAHKMVREANMKQAASEKQLKETRGKIDMLQAEVTALKTLVITSTPASPNRELHPQLLSPTKAGPRKGHLRHNSTSNALCPAVCTAVGHAPSLDKEGKEVDTTLFAEFQAWRESPTLDKTSPFLERVYREDVGPCLDFTMQELSALVRAAVEDNTLTIEPVASQTLPAVKVAAVECGRTNGFRAPIDTTCALSGLACACRHRIRLGDSESHYYISPSSRARVSHPMGVLPGSLEAPWAGTLSPRLHNLQSTEQGTGSERSRPCATSSPTSATSSKAWCGRTRSPCSGRSQG, from the exons ATGTGGAGCGG CCAGCCCCACCCGGACGAGGGCCACCCACCGTCCCCTGAAGCTGTCCCAGTCCCCTGGAAGAGTGTGGGCCCCTGCAAAAGCCACAGGGATTCAGGCCTGGTGGAGACCCCTGCTGGGAAGGAAGCCCAAGGCGAGGAGGACCCTGCGGCCACCCGGCTGGACGTGTTGCGTCTGCGCAGCTCTTCCATGGAGATCCGAGAGAAGGGCTCAGAGTTCCTGAAGGAGGAGCTGCACAAAGCCCAGAAG GAGCTGAAGCTGAAGGATGCGGAGTGTGAGCGGCTGTGCAGGGTTCGCGGGCAGCTGGAACGGGAGCTGGAGGAGCTGACGGCCAGCCTGTTCGAg GAAGCCCACAAGATGGTCCGAGAAGCCAACATGAAGCAGGCGGCGTCAGAAAAGCAGCTGAAGGAGACGCGGGGCAAG ATCGACATGCTGCAAGCAGAGGTGACAGCCTTGAAGACACTGGTCATCACGTCCACACCAGCCTCTCCTAACCGCGAGCTCCACCCACAGCTGCTCAGCCCCACCAAGGCCGGACCCCGCAAGGGCCACTTGCGTCATAATAGCACCAGCAACGCCCTCTGCCCCGCCGTGTGCACCGCGGTAGGACACGCCCCCAGCCTGGACAAGGAGGGCAAAGAG GTGGACACGACCCTGTTTGCAGAGTTCCAAGCCTGGAGGGAATCGCCCACCCTGGACAAGACCTCCCCCTTCCTGGAAAGGGTGTACCGGGAGGATGTGGGCCCCTGCCTGGACTTCACCATGCAGGAG CTCTCAGCCCTGGTCCGGGCCGCCGTGGAGGACAACACACTCACCATCGAGCCCGTGGCTTCGCAAACACTGCCCGCGGTGAAGGTGGCCGCTGTCGAGTGTGGCCGTACCAA TGGGTTCCGGGCCCCGATTGACAC TACATGTGCCCTGAGTGGCCTGGCCTGCGCCTGTCGTCACCGAATCCGGCTTGGGGACTCCGAGAGCCACTACTACATCTCACCGTCCTCCCGGGCCAGAGTGAGTCATCCAATGGGAGTGTTACCTGGCTCCTTAGAGGCTCCCTGGGCTGGGACTCTGAGCCCCAGGCTGCACAACCTACAATCTACAgagcagggcacaggctcagagag ATCACGGCCGTGTGCAACTTCTTCACCTACATCCGCTACATCCAGCAAGGCCTGGTGCGGCAGGACG CGGAGCCCATGTTCTGGGAGATCACAAGGCTGA
- the RAB3IL1 gene encoding guanine nucleotide exchange factor for Rab-3A isoform X2, producing the protein MDSTPLRPASQPHPDEGHPPSPEAVPVPWKSVGPCKSHRDSGLVETPAGKEAQGEEDPAATRLDVLRLRSSSMEIREKGSEFLKEELHKAQKELKLKDAECERLCRVRGQLERELEELTASLFEEAHKMVREANMKQAASEKQLKETRGKIDMLQAEVTALKTLVITSTPASPNRELHPQLLSPTKAGPRKGHLRHNSTSNALCPAVCTAVGHAPSLDKEGKEPGLPPLLSLLLCVVPSKAVHLTYEPAWQLPPGELPVGPTSATSLSFSRQVDTTLFAEFQAWRESPTLDKTSPFLERVYREDVGPCLDFTMQELSALVRAAVEDNTLTIEPVASQTLPAVKVAAVECGRTNGFRAPIDTTCALSGLACACRHRIRLGDSESHYYISPSSRARITAVCNFFTYIRYIQQGLVRQDAEPMFWEITRLRKEMSLAKLGFFPQEA; encoded by the exons ATGGACTCTACCCCCCTGAGGCCAGCCAG CCAGCCCCACCCGGACGAGGGCCACCCACCGTCCCCTGAAGCTGTCCCAGTCCCCTGGAAGAGTGTGGGCCCCTGCAAAAGCCACAGGGATTCAGGCCTGGTGGAGACCCCTGCTGGGAAGGAAGCCCAAGGCGAGGAGGACCCTGCGGCCACCCGGCTGGACGTGTTGCGTCTGCGCAGCTCTTCCATGGAGATCCGAGAGAAGGGCTCAGAGTTCCTGAAGGAGGAGCTGCACAAAGCCCAGAAG GAGCTGAAGCTGAAGGATGCGGAGTGTGAGCGGCTGTGCAGGGTTCGCGGGCAGCTGGAACGGGAGCTGGAGGAGCTGACGGCCAGCCTGTTCGAg GAAGCCCACAAGATGGTCCGAGAAGCCAACATGAAGCAGGCGGCGTCAGAAAAGCAGCTGAAGGAGACGCGGGGCAAG ATCGACATGCTGCAAGCAGAGGTGACAGCCTTGAAGACACTGGTCATCACGTCCACACCAGCCTCTCCTAACCGCGAGCTCCACCCACAGCTGCTCAGCCCCACCAAGGCCGGACCCCGCAAGGGCCACTTGCGTCATAATAGCACCAGCAACGCCCTCTGCCCCGCCGTGTGCACCGCGGTAGGACACGCCCCCAGCCTGGACAAGGAGGGCAAAGAG CCCGGgctgccccctctcctctccctgctcctctgCGTGGTCCCCAGCAAGGCGGTTCACCTCACCTACGAGCCGGCCTGGCAGCTCCCACCTGGGGAGCTGCCTGTGGGCCCCACCTCTGctacctctctctccttttcccgaCAG GTGGACACGACCCTGTTTGCAGAGTTCCAAGCCTGGAGGGAATCGCCCACCCTGGACAAGACCTCCCCCTTCCTGGAAAGGGTGTACCGGGAGGATGTGGGCCCCTGCCTGGACTTCACCATGCAGGAG CTCTCAGCCCTGGTCCGGGCCGCCGTGGAGGACAACACACTCACCATCGAGCCCGTGGCTTCGCAAACACTGCCCGCGGTGAAGGTGGCCGCTGTCGAGTGTGGCCGTACCAA TGGGTTCCGGGCCCCGATTGACAC TACATGTGCCCTGAGTGGCCTGGCCTGCGCCTGTCGTCACCGAATCCGGCTTGGGGACTCCGAGAGCCACTACTACATCTCACCGTCCTCCCGGGCCAGA ATCACGGCCGTGTGCAACTTCTTCACCTACATCCGCTACATCCAGCAAGGCCTGGTGCGGCAGGACG CGGAGCCCATGTTCTGGGAGATCACAAGGCTGAGGAAGGAGATGTCGCTGGCCAAGCTTGGCTTCTTCCCCCAGGAGGCCTAG
- the RAB3IL1 gene encoding guanine nucleotide exchange factor for Rab-3A isoform X3 — protein sequence MDSTPLRPASQPHPDEGHPPSPEAVPVPWKSVGPCKSHRDSGLVETPAGKEAQGEEDPAATRLDVLRLRSSSMEIREKGSEFLKEELHKAQKELKLKDAECERLCRVRGQLERELEELTASLFEEAHKMVREANMKQAASEKQLKETRGKIDMLQAEVTALKTLVITSTPASPNRELHPQLLSPTKAGPRKGHLRHNSTSNALCPAVCTAVGHAPSLDKEGKEVDTTLFAEFQAWRESPTLDKTSPFLERVYREDVGPCLDFTMQELSALVRAAVEDNTLTIEPVASQTLPAVKVAAVECGRTNGFRAPIDTTCALSGLACACRHRIRLGDSESHYYISPSSRARVSHPMGVLPGSLEAPWAGTLSPRLHNLQSTEQGTGSERSRPCATSSPTSATSSKAWCGRTRSPCSGRSQG from the exons ATGGACTCTACCCCCCTGAGGCCAGCCAG CCAGCCCCACCCGGACGAGGGCCACCCACCGTCCCCTGAAGCTGTCCCAGTCCCCTGGAAGAGTGTGGGCCCCTGCAAAAGCCACAGGGATTCAGGCCTGGTGGAGACCCCTGCTGGGAAGGAAGCCCAAGGCGAGGAGGACCCTGCGGCCACCCGGCTGGACGTGTTGCGTCTGCGCAGCTCTTCCATGGAGATCCGAGAGAAGGGCTCAGAGTTCCTGAAGGAGGAGCTGCACAAAGCCCAGAAG GAGCTGAAGCTGAAGGATGCGGAGTGTGAGCGGCTGTGCAGGGTTCGCGGGCAGCTGGAACGGGAGCTGGAGGAGCTGACGGCCAGCCTGTTCGAg GAAGCCCACAAGATGGTCCGAGAAGCCAACATGAAGCAGGCGGCGTCAGAAAAGCAGCTGAAGGAGACGCGGGGCAAG ATCGACATGCTGCAAGCAGAGGTGACAGCCTTGAAGACACTGGTCATCACGTCCACACCAGCCTCTCCTAACCGCGAGCTCCACCCACAGCTGCTCAGCCCCACCAAGGCCGGACCCCGCAAGGGCCACTTGCGTCATAATAGCACCAGCAACGCCCTCTGCCCCGCCGTGTGCACCGCGGTAGGACACGCCCCCAGCCTGGACAAGGAGGGCAAAGAG GTGGACACGACCCTGTTTGCAGAGTTCCAAGCCTGGAGGGAATCGCCCACCCTGGACAAGACCTCCCCCTTCCTGGAAAGGGTGTACCGGGAGGATGTGGGCCCCTGCCTGGACTTCACCATGCAGGAG CTCTCAGCCCTGGTCCGGGCCGCCGTGGAGGACAACACACTCACCATCGAGCCCGTGGCTTCGCAAACACTGCCCGCGGTGAAGGTGGCCGCTGTCGAGTGTGGCCGTACCAA TGGGTTCCGGGCCCCGATTGACAC TACATGTGCCCTGAGTGGCCTGGCCTGCGCCTGTCGTCACCGAATCCGGCTTGGGGACTCCGAGAGCCACTACTACATCTCACCGTCCTCCCGGGCCAGAGTGAGTCATCCAATGGGAGTGTTACCTGGCTCCTTAGAGGCTCCCTGGGCTGGGACTCTGAGCCCCAGGCTGCACAACCTACAATCTACAgagcagggcacaggctcagagag ATCACGGCCGTGTGCAACTTCTTCACCTACATCCGCTACATCCAGCAAGGCCTGGTGCGGCAGGACG CGGAGCCCATGTTCTGGGAGATCACAAGGCTGA
- the RAB3IL1 gene encoding guanine nucleotide exchange factor for Rab-3A isoform X1, with protein MWSGQPHPDEGHPPSPEAVPVPWKSVGPCKSHRDSGLVETPAGKEAQGEEDPAATRLDVLRLRSSSMEIREKGSEFLKEELHKAQKELKLKDAECERLCRVRGQLERELEELTASLFEEAHKMVREANMKQAASEKQLKETRGKIDMLQAEVTALKTLVITSTPASPNRELHPQLLSPTKAGPRKGHLRHNSTSNALCPAVCTAVGHAPSLDKEGKEPGLPPLLSLLLCVVPSKAVHLTYEPAWQLPPGELPVGPTSATSLSFSRQVDTTLFAEFQAWRESPTLDKTSPFLERVYREDVGPCLDFTMQELSALVRAAVEDNTLTIEPVASQTLPAVKVAAVECGRTNGFRAPIDTTCALSGLACACRHRIRLGDSESHYYISPSSRARVSHPMGVLPGSLEAPWAGTLSPRLHNLQSTEQGTGSERSRPCATSSPTSATSSKAWCGRTRSPCSGRSQG; from the exons ATGTGGAGCGG CCAGCCCCACCCGGACGAGGGCCACCCACCGTCCCCTGAAGCTGTCCCAGTCCCCTGGAAGAGTGTGGGCCCCTGCAAAAGCCACAGGGATTCAGGCCTGGTGGAGACCCCTGCTGGGAAGGAAGCCCAAGGCGAGGAGGACCCTGCGGCCACCCGGCTGGACGTGTTGCGTCTGCGCAGCTCTTCCATGGAGATCCGAGAGAAGGGCTCAGAGTTCCTGAAGGAGGAGCTGCACAAAGCCCAGAAG GAGCTGAAGCTGAAGGATGCGGAGTGTGAGCGGCTGTGCAGGGTTCGCGGGCAGCTGGAACGGGAGCTGGAGGAGCTGACGGCCAGCCTGTTCGAg GAAGCCCACAAGATGGTCCGAGAAGCCAACATGAAGCAGGCGGCGTCAGAAAAGCAGCTGAAGGAGACGCGGGGCAAG ATCGACATGCTGCAAGCAGAGGTGACAGCCTTGAAGACACTGGTCATCACGTCCACACCAGCCTCTCCTAACCGCGAGCTCCACCCACAGCTGCTCAGCCCCACCAAGGCCGGACCCCGCAAGGGCCACTTGCGTCATAATAGCACCAGCAACGCCCTCTGCCCCGCCGTGTGCACCGCGGTAGGACACGCCCCCAGCCTGGACAAGGAGGGCAAAGAG CCCGGgctgccccctctcctctccctgctcctctgCGTGGTCCCCAGCAAGGCGGTTCACCTCACCTACGAGCCGGCCTGGCAGCTCCCACCTGGGGAGCTGCCTGTGGGCCCCACCTCTGctacctctctctccttttcccgaCAG GTGGACACGACCCTGTTTGCAGAGTTCCAAGCCTGGAGGGAATCGCCCACCCTGGACAAGACCTCCCCCTTCCTGGAAAGGGTGTACCGGGAGGATGTGGGCCCCTGCCTGGACTTCACCATGCAGGAG CTCTCAGCCCTGGTCCGGGCCGCCGTGGAGGACAACACACTCACCATCGAGCCCGTGGCTTCGCAAACACTGCCCGCGGTGAAGGTGGCCGCTGTCGAGTGTGGCCGTACCAA TGGGTTCCGGGCCCCGATTGACAC TACATGTGCCCTGAGTGGCCTGGCCTGCGCCTGTCGTCACCGAATCCGGCTTGGGGACTCCGAGAGCCACTACTACATCTCACCGTCCTCCCGGGCCAGAGTGAGTCATCCAATGGGAGTGTTACCTGGCTCCTTAGAGGCTCCCTGGGCTGGGACTCTGAGCCCCAGGCTGCACAACCTACAATCTACAgagcagggcacaggctcagagag ATCACGGCCGTGTGCAACTTCTTCACCTACATCCGCTACATCCAGCAAGGCCTGGTGCGGCAGGACG CGGAGCCCATGTTCTGGGAGATCACAAGGCTGA
- the RAB3IL1 gene encoding guanine nucleotide exchange factor for Rab-3A isoform X5, with protein MWSGQPHPDEGHPPSPEAVPVPWKSVGPCKSHRDSGLVETPAGKEAQGEEDPAATRLDVLRLRSSSMEIREKGSEFLKEELHKAQKELKLKDAECERLCRVRGQLERELEELTASLFEEAHKMVREANMKQAASEKQLKETRGKIDMLQAEVTALKTLVITSTPASPNRELHPQLLSPTKAGPRKGHLRHNSTSNALCPAVCTAVGHAPSLDKEGKEVDTTLFAEFQAWRESPTLDKTSPFLERVYREDVGPCLDFTMQELSALVRAAVEDNTLTIEPVASQTLPAVKVAAVECGRTNGFRAPIDTTCALSGLACACRHRIRLGDSESHYYISPSSRARITAVCNFFTYIRYIQQGLVRQDAEPMFWEITRLRKEMSLAKLGFFPQEA; from the exons ATGTGGAGCGG CCAGCCCCACCCGGACGAGGGCCACCCACCGTCCCCTGAAGCTGTCCCAGTCCCCTGGAAGAGTGTGGGCCCCTGCAAAAGCCACAGGGATTCAGGCCTGGTGGAGACCCCTGCTGGGAAGGAAGCCCAAGGCGAGGAGGACCCTGCGGCCACCCGGCTGGACGTGTTGCGTCTGCGCAGCTCTTCCATGGAGATCCGAGAGAAGGGCTCAGAGTTCCTGAAGGAGGAGCTGCACAAAGCCCAGAAG GAGCTGAAGCTGAAGGATGCGGAGTGTGAGCGGCTGTGCAGGGTTCGCGGGCAGCTGGAACGGGAGCTGGAGGAGCTGACGGCCAGCCTGTTCGAg GAAGCCCACAAGATGGTCCGAGAAGCCAACATGAAGCAGGCGGCGTCAGAAAAGCAGCTGAAGGAGACGCGGGGCAAG ATCGACATGCTGCAAGCAGAGGTGACAGCCTTGAAGACACTGGTCATCACGTCCACACCAGCCTCTCCTAACCGCGAGCTCCACCCACAGCTGCTCAGCCCCACCAAGGCCGGACCCCGCAAGGGCCACTTGCGTCATAATAGCACCAGCAACGCCCTCTGCCCCGCCGTGTGCACCGCGGTAGGACACGCCCCCAGCCTGGACAAGGAGGGCAAAGAG GTGGACACGACCCTGTTTGCAGAGTTCCAAGCCTGGAGGGAATCGCCCACCCTGGACAAGACCTCCCCCTTCCTGGAAAGGGTGTACCGGGAGGATGTGGGCCCCTGCCTGGACTTCACCATGCAGGAG CTCTCAGCCCTGGTCCGGGCCGCCGTGGAGGACAACACACTCACCATCGAGCCCGTGGCTTCGCAAACACTGCCCGCGGTGAAGGTGGCCGCTGTCGAGTGTGGCCGTACCAA TGGGTTCCGGGCCCCGATTGACAC TACATGTGCCCTGAGTGGCCTGGCCTGCGCCTGTCGTCACCGAATCCGGCTTGGGGACTCCGAGAGCCACTACTACATCTCACCGTCCTCCCGGGCCAGA ATCACGGCCGTGTGCAACTTCTTCACCTACATCCGCTACATCCAGCAAGGCCTGGTGCGGCAGGACG CGGAGCCCATGTTCTGGGAGATCACAAGGCTGAGGAAGGAGATGTCGCTGGCCAAGCTTGGCTTCTTCCCCCAGGAGGCCTAG